The Rathayibacter caricis DSM 15933 genomic sequence TCCTGACCGGCAGCCAGGACCTCTACGGCGAGGACACCCTCCGCCAGGTCGCCGAGCAGTCGCAGGCCGTCGTCGCCGAGCTCAACGCGGCGAGCGCGATCCCCGTCACCATCGAGTGGAAGCCGGTGCTGAAGAGCTCCGACGCGATCCGCCGCACCATGATCGAGGCCAACGCGGACGACTCCGTCGTGGGCGTCATCACCTGGATGCACACCTTCAGCCCCTCGAAGATGTGGATCCACGGCTTCGACGCGCTCGCGAAGCCGCTGCTGCACTTCCACACCCAGGCGAACGTCGCCCTGCCGTGGCAGGACATCGACTTCGACTTCATGAACCTCAACCAGGCCGCGCACGGCGACCGCGAGCACGGCTACATCCTCAGCCGGATGAGCGTGCCGCGGAAGACCGTCGTCGGCCACGCCAGCGACGCCCGCGTGACGGAGTCGATCGGCATCTGGTCGCGCGCCGCGGCCGGCTGGGCCGCCTCGCAGAGCATGAAGGTCGCCCGCTTCGGCGACAACATGCGCAACGTCGCCGTCACCGAGGGCGACAAGACCGAGGCCGAGATCCGCCTCGGCGTCAGCGTCAACACCTGGGGCGTCAACGAGCTCGTCGAGCGCGTCGACGCGGCGACCCCCGAGCAGATCGACGCCCTCGTCGCCGAGTACGTCGAGAGCTACGACGTGGTCGCCGAGCTGCTCCCCGGCGGCGAGCGCCACGAGTCGCTCCGCTACGGCGCGGCGGTCGAGATCGGCCTCCGCTCGTTCCTCGAGGAGGGCGGCTTCGAGGCGTTCACCGACAGCTTCGAGGACCTCGGCGGACTCCGCCAGCTCCCCGGACTCGCGGTGCAGCGCCTGATGGCCGACGGCTACGGCTTCGGCGGAGAGGGCGACTGGAAGACGGCCGTCCTCATCCGCATCGCCGCCGTCATGGGCGCCGGCCTCCCCGGCGGCACCAGCCTCATGGAGGACTACACCTACGACATGACGCCCGGCGAGGAGCTGATCCTCGGCGCGCACATGCTCGAGGTCTCGCCGTCGCTCTCGTCGAAGCGCGCCACGCTCGAGATCCACCCGCTGGGCATCGGCGGCCGCGAGGACCCGGTGCGCCTGGTCTTCACCGCGGATGCGGGACCCGCCGTCGTCGTCGCGCTGAGCGACGTGCGCGAGCGCTTCCGCCTCGTCGCCAACGCCGTGCAGAACGTCGAGCCGCCGCAGACCCTGCCGCACCTCCCGGTCGGCCGTGCCGTCTGGCAGCCGGCTCCGGACTTCAGCACCAGCGCCGCCGCGTGGATCACCGCGGGAGCGGCGCACCACACGGTCATGACGACGCAGATCGGCGTGGAGGCGTGGGAGGACTTCGCCCGCATCGCCGGCGTCGAGCTGCTCGTCATCGACGAGGGCACCACGCTCCGCGGCTTCGAGAACGAGCTGCGCGCGAACGCGGCGTACTACCGCCTGTCGCAGGGGCTGTAACCGCCTGGATCGAAGGGCCCGTCGCTGGGAGCGGCGGGCCCTTCGGCGTGGTGCGCAGGTCGACCACGGCGATCCGATCGCACGCGCCGCGGAGGGCGTGTCCGGTAGCGGACATGGCCGCTAGAGGCTGTTGTAGCCCGGGTCGGGTGGTGTCACGGTGTGGAAGCGGCCGTCGACCACCGGTGAACGAGGAGCGGCGCGGTTCAGGCGCAGGCTGCTCGCGGTGACCACGACTCTCGCGCTCCTCGCCGGCACCACAGCTCCCCTCGTGGCGGCGGCCGGACCGGCCGTCGCGGCTCCCACGGCGAACGGGGTCGCCGCGTGGGGCGTCTTCCGCTCCGCGGAGGTCACCGCACCGGCCGGACTCACCGACGTCATCGCCATCGCCGCAGGCGGCGGCCACAACCTCGCGGTGCGCGGAGACGGGACCGTCACCGCCTGGGGCGGGAACGACTACGAGCAGGCCACCGTGCCGGCCGGGCTCACCGGTGTCACCGCCATCGCCGCCGGCGGCGGCCACAACCTCGCATTGCGCGGAGACGGGACCGTCACCGCCTGGGGTGACAACGACTCCGGGCAGGCCACCGTGCCGGCCGGACTGACCGACGTCATCGCCGTCGCCGCCGGCGGCGGCCACAGCCTCGCGGTGAAGGACGACGGGACCGTCACCGCCTGGGGTGACAACGACTCCGGACAGGCCACCGTGCCGGCCGGACTCACCGGCGTCACCGCTCTCGCCGCAGGCGACCGCCACAGCCTCGCACTGCGGGACGACGGCACCGTCACCGCCTGGGGTGACGACTACTACGGGCGGGCCACCGTGCCTGCTGAACTCACCGGCGTCACGACCATCGCCGCCGGCGGCAGCCACAGCCTCGCGGTGAGGGACGACGGAACCGTCACCGCCTGGGGCAACGACAGTGACGGGCAGAGCACCGTGCCGGTCGGACTCACCGACACGACCGCCGTCTCCGCCGGCCGCTACCACAGCCTCGCGTTGCGCAGCGACGGCACGGTCGCCGCGTGGGGCTACAACGGGGCCGGGCAGGTCACCGTGCCGGCGGGACTCACCGGCGTCACCGCCATCGCCGCGGGCGGCACGCAGAGCCTCGCGGTCGGCGCACGGCCCGCCTTCACGGCCGACGCGCCGCCGAGGACCGCGACCATCGATGCGCCCCTCTCCTACACCTTCACCGTCACCGGCAGCACCTCGAGGTTCGAGCTCACGTCCGGGACCCTGCCGGCCGGTCTGACACTCACCCCCGAAGGAGTGCTCTCCGGCACCCCCACCGCCGCGATCGGCGTGCCCGTCCGGTACCTCGGCCTGACCGCGAGCGTCGCGTGCGCTACTTCCCGGATCGCGCAGCGATCATCGCCGCGATCCTGGAGCGCATCGGCGCTCGTCTGGCACCGTCCGACTCCGAGGAGCCCGGCGTCACCGGATCGGGCAGGGCCGCCTTCGCCTCCTGCAGGGAACGCCCTCGTCGGCCGATCGACGTCCGACCGGGATGATGCGATCGATCTGTTCGAGCTGCGCCTGGAAGCCACCCGCAGATCCGTGGTGCACGACGCCCTCGCGCGATGGGCCTGGTCAGGGCTCGACGCCGACGTCGCCTTCCACCTCCAGCCAAAGCTTCTCGGCGACCGCGAGCACGTGGTCCTGTTCCACTACACGATCACCGGCCTGATCCTCGATCAGCTGACCGTTGCGCTCGATCCGGCGACCGCGCCGTCGACCACGATCGACCGGCTCGTGGACGGGGTCCTCCCCGAGAGCTGAGTCCCTCACGGCTCAGCACACGGCCCGACGGCGCCGCGTCGGCGCGCCGGTAGTCTCGACCGATGCTCTCGACCCTGCTCGTCACTGCACCATGGCTCGCGTTCGCCGTCCTCGTCGGCGTGATCGTGATCGCACCCTTCGCGGGTCGAGTGCTCATCGCGCGGCCTCGGGCGACCGCCGCGCTGCTCTCCGCGGCGCTCGTCGCCGTGGCAGTGCTGACGCTCTACCCGGAGAGCGGCCGAACCGCACCGGAGGTCGCCTGCGCGGTCGAGTGGCCGACTCTCATACCGACCGCCGTGGAGTCGATGGCGAACATCCTGCTGTTCGTGCCGGTCGCGTTCCTCGCAGCAGTGCGCTGGCGGCGACCGGTGGCGGCGATCATCGGAGCGAGCGCGCTGTCCGCGGTCATCGAGTTCGTCCAGGCCGTGGTGCCGGCCATCGGCCGCGCCTGCGACACGAGCGACGGGATCACGAACACCCTCGGCGCTGTCGTGGGCGGCCTACTGGCCCACGTCGTGCTCTCCTGGCGACGACGACCCGCTCGCCTTCCGGGGAAGCGCTAGCGAGGTCGGCGGCGGCCCGGTACGGGCGGGGCGCGCTCCTCTCGGCGGGGCGGGAATCGGCTCCCGCACCGTCCTTCGTTGCGCGACACCACAAAGACTCCCCGTTCGGGGGGAAACGTCCATCCGGAGTGCGTAAACTCGGCACTTCGGAGCAGCCGGGGGTCGGGTGCCCCGCCGAGCGCGGGAGGGTCGCAGTGGCAGTCGGATTCCGCCAGGACGGGCCGCTCCGGGCGCTCGGACGGGCCCGACTGCAGCCGGTCAGCGACCTGTCGCTGGCCCGCGGACCCCGCCGCACGCGGCTCTCGGCTGCGATCTCGATGCCGTCCGGCCCCGGCCTGGTGCGTCCCTCCGCTCTCGCGCAGCCGTGGGAGGCGGCGCTCATCCGCCTCGTCCGCGCCGGCGCCCCCGCGCCCGAGCTGCACGCTGCGATCGCCACTGCACCCGAGGGGGCCCGACTGGCCGCCGTGATCGAGCTGGCGCGCGACGCCCTGGACCGGCCGGACGACGAGCGGGCGCTGCGGCTCGCGGGCTGGCTGGTGCGCAGCCGCTACGACCCGGGCAAGGACCCGTTCCTCAGCCGCTA encodes the following:
- the araA gene encoding L-arabinose isomerase — translated: MSVYQSIIPDLATRTVWFLTGSQDLYGEDTLRQVAEQSQAVVAELNAASAIPVTIEWKPVLKSSDAIRRTMIEANADDSVVGVITWMHTFSPSKMWIHGFDALAKPLLHFHTQANVALPWQDIDFDFMNLNQAAHGDREHGYILSRMSVPRKTVVGHASDARVTESIGIWSRAAAGWAASQSMKVARFGDNMRNVAVTEGDKTEAEIRLGVSVNTWGVNELVERVDAATPEQIDALVAEYVESYDVVAELLPGGERHESLRYGAAVEIGLRSFLEEGGFEAFTDSFEDLGGLRQLPGLAVQRLMADGYGFGGEGDWKTAVLIRIAAVMGAGLPGGTSLMEDYTYDMTPGEELILGAHMLEVSPSLSSKRATLEIHPLGIGGREDPVRLVFTADAGPAVVVALSDVRERFRLVANAVQNVEPPQTLPHLPVGRAVWQPAPDFSTSAAAWITAGAAHHTVMTTQIGVEAWEDFARIAGVELLVIDEGTTLRGFENELRANAAYYRLSQGL
- a CDS encoding putative Ig domain-containing protein, yielding MTTTLALLAGTTAPLVAAAGPAVAAPTANGVAAWGVFRSAEVTAPAGLTDVIAIAAGGGHNLAVRGDGTVTAWGGNDYEQATVPAGLTGVTAIAAGGGHNLALRGDGTVTAWGDNDSGQATVPAGLTDVIAVAAGGGHSLAVKDDGTVTAWGDNDSGQATVPAGLTGVTALAAGDRHSLALRDDGTVTAWGDDYYGRATVPAELTGVTTIAAGGSHSLAVRDDGTVTAWGNDSDGQSTVPVGLTDTTAVSAGRYHSLALRSDGTVAAWGYNGAGQVTVPAGLTGVTAIAAGGTQSLAVGARPAFTADAPPRTATIDAPLSYTFTVTGSTSRFELTSGTLPAGLTLTPEGVLSGTPTAAIGVPVRYLGLTASVACATSRIAQRSSPRSWSASALVWHRPTPRSPASPDRAGPPSPPAGNALVGRSTSDRDDAIDLFELRLEATRRSVVHDALARWAWSGLDADVAFHLQPKLLGDREHVVLFHYTITGLILDQLTVALDPATAPSTTIDRLVDGVLPES
- a CDS encoding VanZ family protein, with translation MLSTLLVTAPWLAFAVLVGVIVIAPFAGRVLIARPRATAALLSAALVAVAVLTLYPESGRTAPEVACAVEWPTLIPTAVESMANILLFVPVAFLAAVRWRRPVAAIIGASALSAVIEFVQAVVPAIGRACDTSDGITNTLGAVVGGLLAHVVLSWRRRPARLPGKR